The following proteins come from a genomic window of Manduca sexta isolate Smith_Timp_Sample1 chromosome 2, JHU_Msex_v1.0, whole genome shotgun sequence:
- the LOC115448716 gene encoding zinc finger protein 271 isoform X3: MSMSTENITMELNEYTDVPIKEEVDDGQLYIKTEIETHEDEQNVTDNPFENVQLHVKEESNIEKDPETDLFTVETEEIKPDVEKSSSPMNNLDGVDIKQEDSEIITGDEVISYDYPNFEDSMDSNEAVALSKVEACLQDDGLKSEMHENIDDGNYYKVIKNEADLTVTETHLISNKLINTTSTITNPRDGLIESKTTKTLVMEIRPMTEATIPLKLGNPEEILPTNDNADYDAFQLNSITGDVLSLEQQAYGLLEKKSNKYQKDKKYTCPKCSNAYTCNSQLQKHLRVHDSIEKRALGIIKGVKTRTENRNKRLKLKDEEEVKDKQQIVKKEGYECTCGNVFRRRSRMETCLRSHNLFDDTNSYPCVTCSRQFKSKEELAQHRKRVHRKRFPCKFCPTDYNTRKELFKHLQIHQKVQLMEYKVISEVVKSKQKLNCFMCSKSYNELSDLKSHVMEDHKEPYSCPHCKRTFPKIIDFGNHTKTYHPDVECQSVLDVLEAFSKLVKAWKCEECGMQFHEADKLALHQIEKHSPELKADPQLQCEDCRRVFFTQKGLTSHRRIHHSTENVEEAQPEETGVMCLECRKMCKDMNALTSHMRLHSPDRKYPCKFCDFRFATPEKRKAHAEIHTGVMKYVCFICEYQCSSENRLKQHKFSTKHKNMKEFLLSGVKVPEESSSKESEPKKEEKAVKKRKRERDRSDSESSEDSQVPCDICGDVFPSESEMLEHKQTHPFIEFPNEDKPSRIFFK; encoded by the exons ATG AGTATGTCTACGGAAAACATCACGATGGAGCTGAATGAGTATACCGACGTGCCAATAAAAGAGGAGGTTGACGATGGACAGCTATACATCAAAACAGAGATAGAAACGCACGAAGACGAACAAAACGTGACTGACAACCCATTCGAAAACGTGCAACTACATGTCAAAGAAGAGAGTAACATTGAGAAAGATCCAGAAACAGATTTATTTACAGTAGAAACTGAGGAGATAAAACCTGATGTGGAGAAATCGTCGTCTCCAATGAATAATTTGGACGGTGTAGATATAAAACAAGAAGATAGTGAGATTATAACAGGCGATGAAGTGATTTCTTACGATTATCCGAATTTTGAAGACAGTATGGACAGTAATGAAGCTGTGGCTTTGAGCAAAGTGGAGGCTTGCTTGCAGGACGATGGCTTGAAAAGTGAAATGCATGAGAATATCGAT gacGGCAACTACTACAAAGTAATCAAAAACGAGGCGGACTTAACAGTGACGGAGACACATTTGATATCAAACAAACTGATAAACACGACATCGACGATCACCAACCCGCGGGACGGGCTCATAGAGTCAAAGACCACCAAGACGCTAGTCATGGAAATACGGCCCATGACAGAAGCAACTATACCATTGAAACTCGGGAACCCCGAAGAAATATTACCGACCAACGACAACGCCGACTACGACGCATTCCAACTAAACTCGATAACTGGCGACGTTCTATCGTTGGAGCAGCAAGCTTACGGATTACTAGAGAAGAAGTCAAATAAATATCAGAAGGATAAGAAGTACACGTGCCCAAAATGCTCGAACGCTTACACTTGCAACTCGCAATTACAGAAACATTTGCGAGTTCACGACAGCATCGAGAAACGAGCGTTGGGGATCATCAAAGGAGTCAAAACTAGGACAGAAAATCGGAACAAGAGACTTAAATTAAAAGACGAAGAAGAAGTAAAAGATAAACAACAGATTGTGAAGAAAGAAGGGTATGAGTGTACTTGCGGGAATGTCTTTCGCAGACGCAGCCGCATGGAGACCTGCTTAAGATCTCACAATTTGTTCGACGACACTAACTCTTACCCGTGCGTTACATGTTCGAGACAATTTAAGAGTAAAGAAGAACTAGCGCAGCATAGAAAAAGAGTGCACAGAAAGAGATTTCCCTGCAAGTTTTGTCCAACAGACTATAACACCAGAAAAGAGTTGTTCAAACACTTACAGATACACCAAAAAGTTCAGTTGATGGAGTACAAAGTTATTTCAGAGGTTGTGAAAAGTAAACAAAAGTTAAACTGCTTTATGTGTTCCAAATCGTATAACGAGTTGTCAGACCTAAAATCGCATGTTATGGAGGATCACAAGGAACCGTACAGTTGTCCACATTGCAAACGAACCTTTCCGAAAATCATAGATTTCGGAAATCACACAAAAACTTACCACCCAGATGTGGAGTGTCAGTCTGTGCTAGATGTCTTAGAGGCGTTCTCTAAGCTAGTGAAGGCTTGGAAATGTGAAGAATGCGGCATGCAGTTCCACGAAGCTGACAAACTTGCACTACATCAGATAGAAAAACATAGTCCAGAACTAAAAGCTGATCCTCAATTACAATGCGAAGATTGTCGCAGAGTGTTCTTTACACAAAAAGGCCTAACATCACATCGGAGGATACATCACAGCACGGAAAACGTAGAGGAAGCACAACCCGAAGAAACGGGCGTTATGTGCCTCGAATGTCGCAAGATGTGCAAAGATATGAACGCTCTGACTTCCCACATGCGCCTGCACTCGCCAGACAGAAAGTATCCGTGTAAATTCTGCGATTTCCGCTTCGCCACGCCAGAGAAGAGGAAAGCGCACGCCGAAATACACACAGGCGTTATGAAATACGTGTGTTTTATTTGCGAATACCAGTGCAGTTCCGAGAACCGGTTAAAACAACACAAGTTCTCGACCAAACATAAGAATATGAAAGAGTTTTTGCTGTCCGGGGTGAAGGTACCTGAAGAGTCATCGTCTAAAGAGTCGGAGCCGAAAAAAGAAGAGAAGGCAGTGAAAAAGAGGAAGAGGGAGAGGGATAGGAGTGATAGTGAATCGTCTGAGGACTCGCAAGTGCCGTGCGATATATGTGGAGATGTATTCCCATCAGAAAGCGAGATGCTGGAACACAAACAGACACATCCTTTCATAGAGTTCCCGAACGAGGACAAGCCCAGTAGGATATTCTTTAAGTGA
- the LOC115448716 gene encoding zinc finger protein 271 isoform X2, which translates to MYKSMSTENITMELNEYTDVPIKEEVDDGQLYIKTEIETHEDEQNVTDNPFENVQLHVKEESNIEKDPETDLFTVETEEIKPDVEKSSSPMNNLDGVDIKQEDSEIITGDEVISYDYPNFEDSMDSNEAVALSKVEACLQDDGLKSEMHENIDDGNYYKVIKNEADLTVTETHLISNKLINTTSTITNPRDGLIESKTTKTLVMEIRPMTEATIPLKLGNPEEILPTNDNADYDAFQLNSITGDVLSLEQQAYGLLEKKSNKYQKDKKYTCPKCSNAYTCNSQLQKHLRVHDSIEKRALGIIKGVKTRTENRNKRLKLKDEEEVKDKQQIVKKEGYECTCGNVFRRRSRMETCLRSHNLFDDTNSYPCVTCSRQFKSKEELAQHRKRVHRKRFPCKFCPTDYNTRKELFKHLQIHQKVQLMEYKVISEVVKSKQKLNCFMCSKSYNELSDLKSHVMEDHKEPYSCPHCKRTFPKIIDFGNHTKTYHPDVECQSVLDVLEAFSKLVKAWKCEECGMQFHEADKLALHQIEKHSPELKADPQLQCEDCRRVFFTQKGLTSHRRIHHSTENVEEAQPEETGVMCLECRKMCKDMNALTSHMRLHSPDRKYPCKFCDFRFATPEKRKAHAEIHTGVMKYVCFICEYQCSSENRLKQHKFSTKHKNMKEFLLSGVKVPEESSSKESEPKKEEKAVKKRKRERDRSDSESSEDSQVPCDICGDVFPSESEMLEHKQTHPFIEFPNEDKPSRIFFK; encoded by the exons ATGTATAAG AGTATGTCTACGGAAAACATCACGATGGAGCTGAATGAGTATACCGACGTGCCAATAAAAGAGGAGGTTGACGATGGACAGCTATACATCAAAACAGAGATAGAAACGCACGAAGACGAACAAAACGTGACTGACAACCCATTCGAAAACGTGCAACTACATGTCAAAGAAGAGAGTAACATTGAGAAAGATCCAGAAACAGATTTATTTACAGTAGAAACTGAGGAGATAAAACCTGATGTGGAGAAATCGTCGTCTCCAATGAATAATTTGGACGGTGTAGATATAAAACAAGAAGATAGTGAGATTATAACAGGCGATGAAGTGATTTCTTACGATTATCCGAATTTTGAAGACAGTATGGACAGTAATGAAGCTGTGGCTTTGAGCAAAGTGGAGGCTTGCTTGCAGGACGATGGCTTGAAAAGTGAAATGCATGAGAATATCGAT gacGGCAACTACTACAAAGTAATCAAAAACGAGGCGGACTTAACAGTGACGGAGACACATTTGATATCAAACAAACTGATAAACACGACATCGACGATCACCAACCCGCGGGACGGGCTCATAGAGTCAAAGACCACCAAGACGCTAGTCATGGAAATACGGCCCATGACAGAAGCAACTATACCATTGAAACTCGGGAACCCCGAAGAAATATTACCGACCAACGACAACGCCGACTACGACGCATTCCAACTAAACTCGATAACTGGCGACGTTCTATCGTTGGAGCAGCAAGCTTACGGATTACTAGAGAAGAAGTCAAATAAATATCAGAAGGATAAGAAGTACACGTGCCCAAAATGCTCGAACGCTTACACTTGCAACTCGCAATTACAGAAACATTTGCGAGTTCACGACAGCATCGAGAAACGAGCGTTGGGGATCATCAAAGGAGTCAAAACTAGGACAGAAAATCGGAACAAGAGACTTAAATTAAAAGACGAAGAAGAAGTAAAAGATAAACAACAGATTGTGAAGAAAGAAGGGTATGAGTGTACTTGCGGGAATGTCTTTCGCAGACGCAGCCGCATGGAGACCTGCTTAAGATCTCACAATTTGTTCGACGACACTAACTCTTACCCGTGCGTTACATGTTCGAGACAATTTAAGAGTAAAGAAGAACTAGCGCAGCATAGAAAAAGAGTGCACAGAAAGAGATTTCCCTGCAAGTTTTGTCCAACAGACTATAACACCAGAAAAGAGTTGTTCAAACACTTACAGATACACCAAAAAGTTCAGTTGATGGAGTACAAAGTTATTTCAGAGGTTGTGAAAAGTAAACAAAAGTTAAACTGCTTTATGTGTTCCAAATCGTATAACGAGTTGTCAGACCTAAAATCGCATGTTATGGAGGATCACAAGGAACCGTACAGTTGTCCACATTGCAAACGAACCTTTCCGAAAATCATAGATTTCGGAAATCACACAAAAACTTACCACCCAGATGTGGAGTGTCAGTCTGTGCTAGATGTCTTAGAGGCGTTCTCTAAGCTAGTGAAGGCTTGGAAATGTGAAGAATGCGGCATGCAGTTCCACGAAGCTGACAAACTTGCACTACATCAGATAGAAAAACATAGTCCAGAACTAAAAGCTGATCCTCAATTACAATGCGAAGATTGTCGCAGAGTGTTCTTTACACAAAAAGGCCTAACATCACATCGGAGGATACATCACAGCACGGAAAACGTAGAGGAAGCACAACCCGAAGAAACGGGCGTTATGTGCCTCGAATGTCGCAAGATGTGCAAAGATATGAACGCTCTGACTTCCCACATGCGCCTGCACTCGCCAGACAGAAAGTATCCGTGTAAATTCTGCGATTTCCGCTTCGCCACGCCAGAGAAGAGGAAAGCGCACGCCGAAATACACACAGGCGTTATGAAATACGTGTGTTTTATTTGCGAATACCAGTGCAGTTCCGAGAACCGGTTAAAACAACACAAGTTCTCGACCAAACATAAGAATATGAAAGAGTTTTTGCTGTCCGGGGTGAAGGTACCTGAAGAGTCATCGTCTAAAGAGTCGGAGCCGAAAAAAGAAGAGAAGGCAGTGAAAAAGAGGAAGAGGGAGAGGGATAGGAGTGATAGTGAATCGTCTGAGGACTCGCAAGTGCCGTGCGATATATGTGGAGATGTATTCCCATCAGAAAGCGAGATGCTGGAACACAAACAGACACATCCTTTCATAGAGTTCCCGAACGAGGACAAGCCCAGTAGGATATTCTTTAAGTGA
- the LOC115448716 gene encoding zinc finger protein 271 isoform X1 has translation MGRRSKASIRARAYYLRETEQQRQERLRKNRVRIALKRAIAKAQRLMNSNQSMSTENITMELNEYTDVPIKEEVDDGQLYIKTEIETHEDEQNVTDNPFENVQLHVKEESNIEKDPETDLFTVETEEIKPDVEKSSSPMNNLDGVDIKQEDSEIITGDEVISYDYPNFEDSMDSNEAVALSKVEACLQDDGLKSEMHENIDDGNYYKVIKNEADLTVTETHLISNKLINTTSTITNPRDGLIESKTTKTLVMEIRPMTEATIPLKLGNPEEILPTNDNADYDAFQLNSITGDVLSLEQQAYGLLEKKSNKYQKDKKYTCPKCSNAYTCNSQLQKHLRVHDSIEKRALGIIKGVKTRTENRNKRLKLKDEEEVKDKQQIVKKEGYECTCGNVFRRRSRMETCLRSHNLFDDTNSYPCVTCSRQFKSKEELAQHRKRVHRKRFPCKFCPTDYNTRKELFKHLQIHQKVQLMEYKVISEVVKSKQKLNCFMCSKSYNELSDLKSHVMEDHKEPYSCPHCKRTFPKIIDFGNHTKTYHPDVECQSVLDVLEAFSKLVKAWKCEECGMQFHEADKLALHQIEKHSPELKADPQLQCEDCRRVFFTQKGLTSHRRIHHSTENVEEAQPEETGVMCLECRKMCKDMNALTSHMRLHSPDRKYPCKFCDFRFATPEKRKAHAEIHTGVMKYVCFICEYQCSSENRLKQHKFSTKHKNMKEFLLSGVKVPEESSSKESEPKKEEKAVKKRKRERDRSDSESSEDSQVPCDICGDVFPSESEMLEHKQTHPFIEFPNEDKPSRIFFK, from the exons ATGGGTAGGCGCAGCAAAGCTTCTATACGTGCGAGAGCATACTATTTGCGAGAAACCGAACAACAAAGACAGGAGCGGTTGCGGAAAAACCGGGTCAGGATAGCGTTAAAACGAGCTATAGCTAAAGCGCAACGTCTAATGAATTCTAATCAG AGTATGTCTACGGAAAACATCACGATGGAGCTGAATGAGTATACCGACGTGCCAATAAAAGAGGAGGTTGACGATGGACAGCTATACATCAAAACAGAGATAGAAACGCACGAAGACGAACAAAACGTGACTGACAACCCATTCGAAAACGTGCAACTACATGTCAAAGAAGAGAGTAACATTGAGAAAGATCCAGAAACAGATTTATTTACAGTAGAAACTGAGGAGATAAAACCTGATGTGGAGAAATCGTCGTCTCCAATGAATAATTTGGACGGTGTAGATATAAAACAAGAAGATAGTGAGATTATAACAGGCGATGAAGTGATTTCTTACGATTATCCGAATTTTGAAGACAGTATGGACAGTAATGAAGCTGTGGCTTTGAGCAAAGTGGAGGCTTGCTTGCAGGACGATGGCTTGAAAAGTGAAATGCATGAGAATATCGAT gacGGCAACTACTACAAAGTAATCAAAAACGAGGCGGACTTAACAGTGACGGAGACACATTTGATATCAAACAAACTGATAAACACGACATCGACGATCACCAACCCGCGGGACGGGCTCATAGAGTCAAAGACCACCAAGACGCTAGTCATGGAAATACGGCCCATGACAGAAGCAACTATACCATTGAAACTCGGGAACCCCGAAGAAATATTACCGACCAACGACAACGCCGACTACGACGCATTCCAACTAAACTCGATAACTGGCGACGTTCTATCGTTGGAGCAGCAAGCTTACGGATTACTAGAGAAGAAGTCAAATAAATATCAGAAGGATAAGAAGTACACGTGCCCAAAATGCTCGAACGCTTACACTTGCAACTCGCAATTACAGAAACATTTGCGAGTTCACGACAGCATCGAGAAACGAGCGTTGGGGATCATCAAAGGAGTCAAAACTAGGACAGAAAATCGGAACAAGAGACTTAAATTAAAAGACGAAGAAGAAGTAAAAGATAAACAACAGATTGTGAAGAAAGAAGGGTATGAGTGTACTTGCGGGAATGTCTTTCGCAGACGCAGCCGCATGGAGACCTGCTTAAGATCTCACAATTTGTTCGACGACACTAACTCTTACCCGTGCGTTACATGTTCGAGACAATTTAAGAGTAAAGAAGAACTAGCGCAGCATAGAAAAAGAGTGCACAGAAAGAGATTTCCCTGCAAGTTTTGTCCAACAGACTATAACACCAGAAAAGAGTTGTTCAAACACTTACAGATACACCAAAAAGTTCAGTTGATGGAGTACAAAGTTATTTCAGAGGTTGTGAAAAGTAAACAAAAGTTAAACTGCTTTATGTGTTCCAAATCGTATAACGAGTTGTCAGACCTAAAATCGCATGTTATGGAGGATCACAAGGAACCGTACAGTTGTCCACATTGCAAACGAACCTTTCCGAAAATCATAGATTTCGGAAATCACACAAAAACTTACCACCCAGATGTGGAGTGTCAGTCTGTGCTAGATGTCTTAGAGGCGTTCTCTAAGCTAGTGAAGGCTTGGAAATGTGAAGAATGCGGCATGCAGTTCCACGAAGCTGACAAACTTGCACTACATCAGATAGAAAAACATAGTCCAGAACTAAAAGCTGATCCTCAATTACAATGCGAAGATTGTCGCAGAGTGTTCTTTACACAAAAAGGCCTAACATCACATCGGAGGATACATCACAGCACGGAAAACGTAGAGGAAGCACAACCCGAAGAAACGGGCGTTATGTGCCTCGAATGTCGCAAGATGTGCAAAGATATGAACGCTCTGACTTCCCACATGCGCCTGCACTCGCCAGACAGAAAGTATCCGTGTAAATTCTGCGATTTCCGCTTCGCCACGCCAGAGAAGAGGAAAGCGCACGCCGAAATACACACAGGCGTTATGAAATACGTGTGTTTTATTTGCGAATACCAGTGCAGTTCCGAGAACCGGTTAAAACAACACAAGTTCTCGACCAAACATAAGAATATGAAAGAGTTTTTGCTGTCCGGGGTGAAGGTACCTGAAGAGTCATCGTCTAAAGAGTCGGAGCCGAAAAAAGAAGAGAAGGCAGTGAAAAAGAGGAAGAGGGAGAGGGATAGGAGTGATAGTGAATCGTCTGAGGACTCGCAAGTGCCGTGCGATATATGTGGAGATGTATTCCCATCAGAAAGCGAGATGCTGGAACACAAACAGACACATCCTTTCATAGAGTTCCCGAACGAGGACAAGCCCAGTAGGATATTCTTTAAGTGA